The following proteins come from a genomic window of Gottfriedia acidiceleris:
- a CDS encoding ribosomal-processing cysteine protease Prp yields the protein MTKITIERLKDGRIGSFKISGHAFFSDAGTDIVCAGISAVSVGTVNALEAICRIDSELNTVIDEKKGFLKYQLPIDLNEDNMQKAQLILEAMIVSLQTIAASYGDYVTINE from the coding sequence ATGACTAAAATAACAATTGAACGTTTAAAAGATGGACGTATAGGTTCCTTTAAAATAAGTGGACATGCATTTTTTTCTGATGCTGGGACTGACATTGTTTGTGCCGGTATATCAGCAGTTTCAGTAGGAACTGTAAATGCTTTGGAAGCAATTTGCCGTATAGATTCGGAATTAAATACAGTGATTGATGAAAAGAAAGGTTTCTTGAAGTATCAATTACCGATTGATTTAAATGAAGATAATATGCAAAAAGCGCAACTTATCCTTGAAGCGATGATCGTATCTTTACAAACTATCGCTGCAAGTTACGGTGACTATGTCACTATAAACGAGTAA
- a CDS encoding transcription repressor NadR — MNKKLLGEERRKKVLQWLKESESPLSGNSLAKRANVSRQVVVGDITLLKAKNEPILATAQGYIYIHPNKKTDKIRKVIICHHTAEETQKELEILVDHGVTVRDVMVEHPVYGYITAQLQIANRYDITLFLQKMGETSSVPLSNLTNGTHLHTIEADREQQLESAILQLKKEGFLVDMP; from the coding sequence ATGAATAAAAAACTTTTAGGGGAAGAAAGAAGAAAGAAAGTTTTACAATGGTTAAAGGAGTCTGAATCGCCCTTATCAGGCAATTCCTTAGCTAAAAGAGCAAATGTTAGTCGACAAGTTGTTGTAGGTGATATAACACTTTTAAAAGCGAAAAATGAGCCTATTCTAGCAACTGCACAAGGTTATATTTATATACATCCTAATAAGAAAACGGACAAAATTAGAAAAGTAATCATTTGTCACCATACAGCTGAAGAAACTCAAAAAGAACTAGAAATATTAGTCGATCACGGTGTTACAGTTAGAGATGTAATGGTTGAACATCCCGTCTATGGATATATCACAGCCCAATTACAAATTGCGAACCGTTATGATATAACCTTATTCCTCCAAAAAATGGGAGAAACGAGCTCTGTCCCTCTGTCTAATTTAACAAATGGAACACATCTTCATACGATAGAGGCAGATCGTGAACAGCAGCTAGAAAGTGCAATCTTACAATTAAAAAAAGAAGGTTTTTTGGTAGACATGCCATAA
- the obgE gene encoding GTPase ObgE: MFIDQVKIYVKGGDGGNGMVAFRREKYVPKGGPAGGDGGRGANVVFIVDEGLRTLMDFRYKRHFKADRGQHGMSKNQHGKNAEDMIVKVPPGTIVTDADSGELIADLTMDGQTAIIARGGRGGRGNSRFASPANPAPEIAENGEPGKERNIKLELKVLADVGLVGFPSVGKSTLLSVVSSARPKIAEYHFTTIVPNLGVVETEDNRSFVMADLPGLIEGAHQGVGLGHQFLRHIERTRVIVHVIDMSGLEGRDPYDDYLTINQELKEYNLRLTERPQVVVANKMDIPESEENLIKFKEQVGDEVQIFPISAVTRQGLRDLLFTVADLVETTPEFPLHDEEEDKPLRVLYKYQKEEPTFEITRESDGTFVVKGEELEKLFKMTNFEREESIRRFARQMRGMGIDEALRQRGAKNGDIVKISEYEFEFID, encoded by the coding sequence ATGTTTATTGATCAAGTCAAGATATATGTAAAAGGTGGAGACGGTGGAAATGGTATGGTAGCCTTCCGTCGTGAAAAATATGTTCCAAAAGGTGGCCCTGCTGGTGGAGACGGTGGTAGGGGAGCTAATGTTGTATTTATAGTAGATGAAGGTTTAAGAACATTAATGGATTTCCGTTATAAACGTCATTTTAAAGCAGATCGTGGTCAACATGGTATGTCTAAAAATCAACATGGTAAAAATGCAGAAGATATGATTGTAAAAGTACCTCCTGGGACGATTGTAACAGATGCAGATTCAGGTGAATTAATAGCTGACCTTACAATGGATGGTCAAACAGCTATTATTGCAAGAGGAGGCCGTGGAGGCCGTGGAAATAGTCGATTTGCATCGCCTGCAAATCCGGCTCCAGAAATAGCTGAAAATGGTGAGCCAGGTAAGGAAAGAAACATTAAACTAGAACTTAAAGTTTTAGCTGATGTTGGACTAGTTGGTTTCCCAAGTGTTGGTAAATCAACATTATTATCTGTTGTAAGTTCTGCCAGACCAAAAATCGCTGAATATCATTTTACAACAATTGTTCCTAATTTAGGAGTTGTAGAAACTGAAGATAATCGTAGTTTTGTAATGGCCGATTTACCAGGGTTAATTGAAGGGGCACATCAAGGTGTTGGACTTGGGCATCAATTCCTACGTCATATTGAAAGAACACGTGTAATTGTTCATGTAATTGATATGTCAGGTCTTGAAGGTAGAGACCCATATGATGATTACTTAACAATTAATCAAGAGCTAAAAGAATATAATTTACGTTTAACTGAACGACCTCAAGTAGTCGTTGCGAATAAAATGGATATCCCAGAATCTGAAGAAAACTTAATTAAGTTTAAAGAACAAGTTGGAGATGAAGTTCAAATTTTCCCAATTTCTGCAGTAACACGTCAAGGTTTACGTGATTTATTATTTACAGTTGCAGATTTAGTTGAAACAACTCCAGAATTCCCACTTCATGATGAAGAGGAAGACAAACCATTACGAGTTCTTTATAAATATCAAAAAGAAGAACCTACTTTTGAGATTACTCGTGAAAGTGATGGAACGTTCGTCGTTAAAGGTGAAGAGCTTGAAAAACTATTCAAAATGACTAATTTTGAACGTGAAGAGTCAATTCGTCGATTTGCACGTCAAATGCGTGGAATGGGGATTGATGAAGCGCTTCGTCAACGTGGCGCGAAAAACGGTGATATCGTTAAAATTTCTGAATATGAATTCGAATTTATTGATTAA
- a CDS encoding Spo0B C-terminal domain-containing protein, producing MQEKWDVLEVLRHSRHDWLNRIQLIKGYMATGQSDQLEETITKIVADSLNEAKICSLQIPEFAEFIITYNWKPRTIVLDYEILGEPCSLKNLDEVMTGWIQNFLEKLESWVHIYEENFVSLTIEINDKTVSFFFDFRGKLTKKEDMLKWIVSSSNDSSKIRMMSYFCETEECSIEFKMEK from the coding sequence ATGCAGGAGAAATGGGACGTTCTAGAGGTATTAAGACATTCACGTCATGATTGGTTAAATCGAATTCAATTAATAAAAGGATACATGGCCACAGGTCAATCCGACCAACTAGAAGAAACGATTACGAAAATTGTAGCTGATTCTTTAAATGAAGCTAAAATTTGTTCGTTACAAATTCCAGAGTTTGCAGAATTTATCATTACCTATAACTGGAAGCCTCGTACAATTGTACTAGATTATGAAATTTTAGGGGAACCTTGTTCGCTTAAAAATTTAGACGAAGTGATGACAGGATGGATTCAAAATTTTTTAGAAAAACTAGAATCTTGGGTACATATTTATGAGGAGAATTTTGTTAGTTTAACAATTGAAATAAATGATAAAACAGTTAGTTTCTTTTTTGACTTCAGAGGTAAACTAACAAAGAAAGAAGATATGTTGAAGTGGATTGTTTCATCATCAAATGACAGCTCAAAAATTAGAATGATGTCATATTTTTGTGAGACAGAAGAGTGCAGTATCGAATTTAAAATGGAAAAATAA
- the rpmA gene encoding 50S ribosomal protein L27 has product MLKLNLQLFASKKGVGSTKNGRDSMSKRLGAKRADGQFVTGGSILYRQRGTKIYPGVNVGRGGDDTLFAKVDGVVKFERLGRDRKQVSVYPVAQEA; this is encoded by the coding sequence ATGTTAAAATTAAATCTTCAGTTATTTGCTTCTAAAAAGGGAGTAGGTTCTACAAAAAACGGTCGTGACTCAATGTCAAAACGTCTTGGCGCTAAACGTGCTGATGGACAATTCGTAACTGGTGGTTCAATTCTTTACCGTCAACGCGGCACTAAGATTTATCCAGGTGTAAACGTTGGTCGTGGTGGAGATGATACATTATTTGCGAAGGTTGATGGCGTAGTTAAATTCGAACGTTTAGGCCGTGACCGCAAACAAGTAAGTGTATACCCTGTAGCTCAAGAAGCTTAA
- a CDS encoding site-2 protease family protein: MNKWLILPSKISVHPLYLLIACIGIMTANFWSVLFVSIIIFCHELGHAIAATSFNWRINKITLLPFGGVVDLDEHGNRPTYEEFIVTISGPIQHLTLYIIANFLLQMNLMPENLYTLFINYNLSILCFNLLPIWPLDGGKLIYQLFSLIFPFVRAHIYSLYSSFVFLLLSSLLTIIIQPMNITIWVCLLFLIVSLWGEWKNRHFVVIRFLMERFYGNKQYIQKIKSISLNKETKLFQVFSNFQKGYKYNVVFSLDKKNQQMLDENELLHAYFTEKKATYSLEELIS, translated from the coding sequence TTGAATAAATGGCTAATTCTTCCTTCCAAAATTTCTGTTCATCCACTATATTTATTAATCGCTTGTATAGGTATTATGACAGCTAATTTTTGGTCAGTATTGTTTGTATCAATTATTATTTTCTGCCACGAATTAGGTCACGCCATTGCTGCTACTTCGTTTAATTGGAGAATAAATAAAATTACACTACTTCCATTTGGGGGAGTTGTGGATCTTGATGAACATGGAAATCGACCAACTTACGAGGAGTTTATTGTTACAATCTCTGGCCCCATTCAACATTTAACTTTATATATAATCGCTAACTTCCTATTACAAATGAATTTAATGCCTGAAAACCTTTATACACTTTTTATCAATTACAATCTTAGTATTCTTTGTTTTAATTTATTACCAATATGGCCATTAGACGGTGGGAAATTAATCTATCAGTTATTTTCATTGATTTTTCCGTTTGTTAGAGCTCATATATATAGCCTGTACTCATCATTTGTATTTTTATTATTATCCTCATTACTTACGATCATAATACAGCCTATGAATATTACAATTTGGGTTTGTCTATTATTTTTAATCGTTTCATTATGGGGAGAATGGAAAAATAGGCATTTTGTTGTTATACGATTTTTAATGGAACGGTTTTATGGAAACAAACAATATATCCAAAAAATCAAATCGATCTCCTTGAATAAAGAAACAAAATTATTTCAAGTTTTTTCTAACTTTCAAAAAGGATATAAATACAACGTCGTTTTTTCTCTTGATAAAAAAAACCAACAAATGTTAGATGAAAATGAATTATTACATGCGTACTTTACTGAGAAGAAAGCAACCTATTCGCTTGAAGAACTAATTAGTTAG
- a CDS encoding Rne/Rng family ribonuclease produces MKKVIMNVKHSEKRIAVTENDQLVEWFSSADQNTYVGNIYVGQIQEVMPKLNAIFVNIGLNKNGFMRFEDTIEGKESDINKDELIRKKFQKGQYILVQVIKDAFDEKGPKLTNNLEFSGDYVVYFPLTKQVAVSNKIKKESKRNKLYSLGRDYTSENEGLIFRSSCENAESDVILNELKGFQTFYESLKNESFKKITCVWEANSLFNKFFKLHPRDTISELIIDDLAAYKNYLPEDLQISSYRGNENIFVAFNIEEQIEKSFKQIVWLKNGSFLLIEQTEAMTVIDVNTGKFSGKNNREETVYFTNQLAAIEIVRQLRLRDIGGMIIIDFINMKSVEQQKSIGDQLKEAFKNDRAYTKLFGFSDLGLFELTRKRTAHSHIEATHQKCPVCNGSGLVKNTVQTVFELERALWELSTSRDIEALLVECSEDVAKALNGEQNNHVQRLEKAMFIKIGLKSISSKTPFYNIVRTGTIKEITSYLETIIN; encoded by the coding sequence TTGAAGAAAGTTATTATGAATGTAAAACATTCAGAGAAAAGAATTGCTGTAACTGAAAATGACCAGCTAGTTGAATGGTTTTCTTCTGCAGACCAAAATACATATGTAGGGAATATATACGTAGGACAAATCCAAGAAGTAATGCCAAAATTAAATGCAATTTTTGTAAATATTGGTTTAAATAAAAATGGCTTCATGAGATTCGAAGATACAATCGAGGGTAAAGAATCTGATATCAATAAAGACGAATTAATAAGAAAAAAGTTCCAAAAGGGACAATATATTTTAGTTCAAGTCATAAAGGATGCGTTTGATGAGAAAGGTCCTAAGCTTACAAATAATCTTGAGTTCTCTGGTGATTACGTTGTATATTTCCCTCTTACAAAACAAGTTGCTGTTTCAAATAAAATAAAAAAAGAATCGAAACGAAATAAATTATACTCATTAGGCCGAGATTACACTAGTGAGAATGAGGGGTTAATTTTCAGATCTTCATGTGAAAATGCTGAATCAGATGTGATTTTAAATGAGTTAAAAGGCTTTCAAACATTTTATGAGTCATTAAAAAATGAAAGTTTTAAAAAAATTACTTGTGTATGGGAAGCAAATTCCTTGTTTAATAAGTTTTTTAAATTACATCCTAGAGATACAATCAGTGAATTAATCATTGACGATTTAGCTGCTTATAAAAATTATTTACCTGAAGATCTTCAAATAAGTAGTTATAGAGGAAATGAAAATATTTTTGTGGCATTTAATATTGAAGAACAAATAGAGAAATCCTTTAAACAAATTGTATGGTTAAAAAATGGTTCATTTCTATTAATCGAGCAAACTGAAGCTATGACAGTGATCGATGTAAATACGGGTAAATTTAGCGGGAAAAATAATCGTGAAGAAACTGTTTATTTTACAAATCAATTAGCTGCAATTGAGATTGTTCGCCAATTAAGGCTTCGTGATATTGGTGGAATGATTATTATAGATTTTATAAATATGAAGTCTGTTGAACAGCAAAAAAGTATAGGCGATCAATTAAAGGAAGCCTTTAAAAATGACCGAGCATATACAAAGCTATTTGGATTTTCAGACCTTGGTTTATTTGAACTTACACGCAAAAGAACAGCTCATTCACATATTGAAGCAACACATCAAAAGTGCCCTGTGTGTAATGGTAGTGGGCTTGTAAAAAACACAGTTCAGACAGTTTTTGAGCTAGAAAGAGCGCTTTGGGAGCTCTCTACAAGTCGTGATATTGAAGCTTTACTTGTTGAATGTAGTGAGGATGTCGCAAAAGCGTTAAATGGTGAGCAAAATAATCATGTACAAAGACTAGAAAAAGCAATGTTTATAAAAATCGGTTTAAAAAGTATATCTTCAAAAACACCATTTTATAATATAGTTAGAACTGGTACGATCAAGGAAATAACAAGCTATTTAGAAACAATCATTAACTGA
- a CDS encoding glycosyltransferase family A protein yields MDIILSILIPSVPERMGYLNRIINELDKQSQTYPVEILVLLENKKRSIGEKRNVLIEQAKGDYVVFIDDDDRIEPNYIELLCSAINETPNVDCIVFDVLVNFNNQYSKVCKYGKEFAHGEDENYYYRKPNHLMCYSKKIASTHKFLNISFGEDDEWGRRVSNDIKIQKRIPSILYYYDYIPKDSSWYV; encoded by the coding sequence ATGGATATAATTCTATCAATTCTTATTCCAAGTGTCCCCGAAAGAATGGGGTATTTAAATCGTATTATTAATGAATTAGATAAACAGAGTCAAACATATCCTGTTGAAATATTAGTACTTTTGGAAAATAAAAAAAGAAGCATTGGTGAAAAAAGAAATGTTCTAATTGAGCAAGCAAAAGGAGATTATGTAGTATTTATAGATGACGATGATCGGATAGAACCAAATTATATCGAATTATTGTGCTCAGCTATCAATGAAACACCAAATGTTGACTGTATTGTATTTGACGTTTTAGTAAATTTTAATAACCAATATTCTAAGGTTTGTAAATATGGGAAAGAGTTTGCACATGGGGAAGATGAAAATTATTATTATCGAAAACCAAATCATTTGATGTGCTATTCAAAAAAGATTGCCTCGACACATAAATTTCTTAACATCAGTTTTGGAGAAGACGATGAATGGGGCAGACGAGTTTCAAACGATATAAAAATTCAAAAGAGGATCCCTTCTATATTGTATTATTATGACTATATTCCAAAAGACTCCTCGTGGTATGTATAG
- a CDS encoding M23 family metallopeptidase, with protein MSKRVDDIRKRIAKRREQEEKWGNPNQLMSKFPVKEVQNTEGGYTYTYDDLVEEQGKKIMNNSNFMFRSLLCAIIVLALAIILKSNSPMASQVRHGLSQVYESEFQFASLQKWYEDRFGSPIAFLPQLNDQKQNVGNDNYAVPASGKVLQSFKTDGQGILIQTEANQKVESIKKGRVLFVGKKDNLGNTVIIQHADGSESWYGKLGTTNVKIYDEVDSKKVIGTVSSNDEGNLGTYYFAIKMGEKFIDPKQVISFE; from the coding sequence TTGAGTAAGCGCGTAGATGATATTAGAAAGCGGATCGCTAAACGGCGTGAACAAGAAGAAAAATGGGGAAATCCGAATCAATTGATGAGCAAATTTCCGGTAAAAGAAGTGCAAAATACTGAGGGCGGATACACTTATACTTATGATGATTTAGTCGAAGAGCAAGGTAAGAAAATAATGAATAACTCTAACTTTATGTTTAGAAGTTTATTATGCGCAATTATTGTACTAGCTTTAGCTATCATCTTAAAAAGTAACTCACCTATGGCATCTCAAGTTCGGCATGGTCTATCACAAGTTTATGAAAGTGAATTTCAATTTGCTTCATTACAAAAATGGTATGAAGATCGGTTTGGAAGTCCAATTGCTTTTTTACCGCAATTAAATGATCAAAAACAGAATGTTGGAAATGATAATTATGCTGTTCCTGCAAGTGGTAAAGTACTGCAAAGTTTTAAAACGGACGGCCAAGGGATATTGATTCAAACTGAAGCTAACCAAAAAGTAGAGTCAATCAAAAAAGGGCGAGTACTTTTTGTAGGAAAGAAAGATAATTTAGGAAATACAGTCATTATTCAACACGCCGATGGTTCAGAATCTTGGTACGGAAAATTAGGAACAACTAACGTAAAAATTTATGACGAAGTGGATAGTAAAAAGGTTATCGGAACGGTATCATCCAATGATGAAGGGAATCTAGGTACGTATTATTTTGCAATTAAAATGGGGGAAAAATTTATTGATCCGAAACAGGTGATTTCATTTGAATAA
- the rplU gene encoding 50S ribosomal protein L21: MYAIIETGGKQIKVEEGQAIYIEKLDTNAGETVTFDKVLFVGGENIKVGSPTVEGATVTAKVEKNGKAKKILVFKYKSKKNYRRKQGHRQPYTKVVIEKINA; this comes from the coding sequence ATGTACGCAATTATTGAAACTGGTGGTAAACAAATCAAAGTTGAAGAAGGTCAAGCAATCTACATCGAAAAACTTGATACTAACGCAGGTGAAACTGTAACATTCGACAAAGTTTTATTCGTAGGTGGCGAAAACATCAAAGTTGGTAGCCCAACTGTTGAAGGAGCTACTGTAACTGCAAAAGTTGAAAAGAACGGTAAAGCTAAAAAGATTCTTGTATTCAAATACAAATCTAAAAAGAACTACCGTCGTAAGCAAGGTCATCGTCAACCTTACACTAAAGTTGTTATCGAAAAAATCAACGCTTAA